Within the candidate division KSB1 bacterium genome, the region TTTCTCCAGCACGTCGCGCGCGGTTTTGAAATTGCCCAGGGATTTCGACATCTTCTCGCCGTCGATATCGAGAAAACCGTTGTGCAGCCAATATTTCACGAACGGCTTGCCGGTCATCGCCTCGCTTTGCGCAATCTCGTTTTCGTGATGCGGAAAAATCAGATCGATGCCGCCGGCGTGAATATCGATGCTCTCGCCGAGATATTTCATCGACATCGCCGAGCACTCGGCATGCCAACCGGGCCGGCCTTTGCCCCACGGACTTGCCCAGCAGGGCTCACCGGGCTTCGCAGCTTTCCACAACGCGAAATCGAGCGGGTCATCTTTGCGCTCGTCCACCGCGACACGCTCGCCGGCGCGCAGCTCATCCAGTTTTTTGCCGGAGAGCTTGGCGTATTCCGGAAACTTGCTGACGTCGTAATAAACGTCGCCATCAATAATGTAGGCCGTGCCGTTTTTGACCAGCGTTTCGATGAGATGAATGATGTCGTCGATATGCTCGGTGGCTTTGGGATAAACATCCGCCGGCTGCACGCCGAGTTTTTGGATATCCTCAAAAAACGCGGTGATATATTTCTGCGCGATCTCCTGCGACGACACACGCAGCTCGTTGGCGCGGTTGATGATTTTATCGTCGATGTCGGTGAGATTCATCACGAACCGAACCTGATAACCGCGATAGCGCAGATAGCGGCGAAAGACATCAAACACAACGAACGGCCGCGCGTTGCCGATGTGAAAATAATCGTAAACCGTCGGCCCGCAGAGATAGAACCCCACACGGCCGGGGGTCACCGGCACGAATTCTTCTTTTTGACGGGTGAGGGTGTTGTAGAGTTTGAGGGGCATGGAAAATGTTTTTCTTGAATTATTCAGTTTCTATGATTTGACAAGTTCCATAAGTCGTCGTCCGCGCTTTTCATCAACCCGATTATGAATTTTCCCATCAATCTTAATCGAGCTTCCCACAATCGCCCCGTCCGCCACTGCGAGCGAAGCTTTGGCATTTTCCAAATTCAATCCACTGCCAATCAACACCGGCCGATCAGCTGCAAGTTTTTTTACTTCACGCAAGAAATCAAAATCAATCGGCTTGCCGCTGCCGGTGCCGCTGATGATGATGGCATCGGCCAGCGCGCGCTCGAAGAGATCGTCAATTTCCTGCGCCAGTTCGCGCTCGACCAGCGGCGCGGCGTGTTTCACGCGCAGGTCGGCGAAGATCAGGACGTTTTCGGCGTGCAGTTGCTGCCTTTTGCGCGCGACGAGATGCGCCTGGCCGCTGATCAGGCCTTGATCCGTGACGCTCGTGCCGATCAAAACGTTGACGCGAATAAATTGCAGATCGGCGGCCGCGGCAATGGCCATCGCGCTTTGCGCATCATTGCGCAGGACGTTGACGCCGACCGGAAGTTTGGTTTGTCGGCGAACGTGGGCCGCGACGACGCTCATCGCCGCCACCGTCTCCGCCGGCGCGTGATCGGGATAATACGGCGCATCGCCCAAATTTTCAATGATCAATCCGGCGAATCCGGCTTCGAGTAAAACTTGCGCATCCTGCTGTGCCGCGTCGAGGATATGTTGCATTGTTCCAGTATAATTTGGGCTGCCGGGCAAGGGCGGCAAGTGCAGCATGCCGATGAGCGGGTGCGCGGTTTTAAAAAGTTGGCGGAAAGAGGTCACACTAATTTGGTGTTGAACAATTTGCCAAATTCAAACAGCCGGCGCCTGAAGGCGCGACTGAGGCTACTAAGGAGATTATATAAAGTCATTCAACAACATGTTGCACTAATTTGCGGCATTTTTCCTTGCCGAAAATTTCAACAATCGTTGCCAAATCCGGGCCGTGCATTTGTCCGGTGAGCGCGATGCGAATCGGCATCCAGAGATCGCGGCCCATGACGCCGGTTTCTTTGTTGACGACTTTCATCAGCTCGCGAAAAGCTTCAGCAGTGAGCGCATCGTATTTGTCGAGCTGGCGCAAAAAAGACCAGTAAACTTTTTCCGCCGCCTCGGTCTGGATCATGCCGATCGCCGCGCCTTCGGTGATGCGGACTTCGTCCACAAAAAAGAATTCGAGTTTTTCAGCGATCTGGCTGAGATGCTCGAGACCATCGCCAACAAGGTGGATCATCTTTTGCAAAGTTTCTTGATCCGGCAAATCATAACCGGCTTCTTGCAAATAAGGCAAACAGGCGTTGGTCAAG harbors:
- the cysS gene encoding cysteine--tRNA ligase codes for the protein MPLKLYNTLTRQKEEFVPVTPGRVGFYLCGPTVYDYFHIGNARPFVVFDVFRRYLRYRGYQVRFVMNLTDIDDKIINRANELRVSSQEIAQKYITAFFEDIQKLGVQPADVYPKATEHIDDIIHLIETLVKNGTAYIIDGDVYYDVSKFPEYAKLSGKKLDELRAGERVAVDERKDDPLDFALWKAAKPGEPCWASPWGKGRPGWHAECSAMSMKYLGESIDIHAGGIDLIFPHHENEIAQSEAMTGKPFVKYWLHNGFLDIDGEKMSKSLGNFKTARDVLEKFSTTAIRVFFLMKHYRGPINFSPEPLQHAVKTAERLHIAYNLLRRRLADLETTTAVNHDQLSGEAKGFADLIPKSRENFIAAMDDDFNTPEAMAVVFDFIRETNRWAERASLSPADLSILVRAKNLLDEWNSFLGVIETRDGGVDQGRVDGIMKILLDLRQQARAEKNFKMADEIRNRLKEAGVIIEDSPQGSRWRWE
- a CDS encoding BtpA/SgcQ family protein; the protein is MTSFRQLFKTAHPLIGMLHLPPLPGSPNYTGTMQHILDAAQQDAQVLLEAGFAGLIIENLGDAPYYPDHAPAETVAAMSVVAAHVRRQTKLPVGVNVLRNDAQSAMAIAAAADLQFIRVNVLIGTSVTDQGLISGQAHLVARKRQQLHAENVLIFADLRVKHAAPLVERELAQEIDDLFERALADAIIISGTGSGKPIDFDFLREVKKLAADRPVLIGSGLNLENAKASLAVADGAIVGSSIKIDGKIHNRVDEKRGRRLMELVKS